In Acinetobacter sp. TGL-Y2, a genomic segment contains:
- a CDS encoding phage virion morphogenesis protein, producing MADTIQFHGQEKITQWLNKVLKQAGDHSKLMHNIGSVLEHNTKQRINTGIGTDDRPWQKSWRAKMQGGTTLRDTSRLYNSIKYTVLDGGKRVVVSTNVFYAPVLHFGATIRAKTGKYLKFKTTMGGWAQIQSVIIPPRPFLGMSVDDSQEVLFEIEEYLLELLLNAK from the coding sequence ATGGCAGATACTATTCAGTTTCATGGTCAAGAGAAGATCACGCAATGGCTGAACAAGGTTTTAAAGCAAGCCGGTGATCACAGTAAGTTGATGCATAACATTGGTTCAGTGCTTGAACACAATACAAAGCAGCGTATTAACACTGGTATTGGCACTGATGATAGGCCTTGGCAGAAGTCTTGGCGTGCAAAAATGCAGGGTGGTACAACGCTTCGTGATACGAGTCGACTATACAACTCTATTAAGTACACGGTACTTGATGGGGGGAAGCGAGTTGTTGTGAGTACAAATGTTTTCTATGCCCCGGTTCTGCATTTCGGTGCAACCATTCGAGCTAAAACTGGAAAATATTTAAAGTTCAAAACAACGATGGGTGGTTGGGCTCAAATTCAAAGCGTCATTATTCCGCCGCGCCCGTTTCTTGGTATGTCTGTTGATGACTCTCAAGAAGTTCTATTTGAAATTGAAGAGTATTTGTTGGAGTTATTACTCAATGCTAAGTGA
- a CDS encoding gp436 family protein: MYANRDDLVLRYGEIEISQLERALTANESVNSYIEDASDIADGYIGVIYDVPLTYPPKNLKIYICDIARFLLWRAKASEQVRQRYEDAIGFLKRVADGKATLLIQNTETQEVTKPKKVRASAPLGTTYTGGVFSNAKLDDMPSL; encoded by the coding sequence ATGTACGCAAACCGAGATGATTTGGTCTTGCGTTACGGAGAGATTGAGATATCTCAATTAGAACGAGCTTTGACTGCAAATGAGTCGGTCAACTCTTACATTGAAGACGCTTCCGATATTGCCGATGGCTATATTGGCGTTATCTACGATGTTCCGCTTACCTATCCCCCTAAAAATTTAAAAATCTATATCTGTGATATTGCTCGATTCTTGCTGTGGCGCGCCAAAGCGTCAGAGCAGGTACGTCAGCGATATGAAGACGCTATTGGGTTTTTAAAGCGTGTGGCGGATGGGAAAGCAACACTTCTAATTCAGAATACTGAAACTCAAGAAGTAACCAAGCCAAAGAAAGTCAGAGCAAGCGCACCACTGGGTACAACGTATACAGGTGGTGTTTTCTCAAACGCAAAACTTGACGATATGCCGAGTCTTTAA
- a CDS encoding major capsid protein, which produces MSQTFTFQNAPVELLDVPQLVLLTDTTQKVDTWLMDRFFPQRVSYTKKEVPVGELNTATPLAPFVTPTAAGRQIKVGESGNVKFVKPAYLKPMMTVMPSEVQNTALIARLRQFGVIATGSNRLSDADLLLIDQAQKALYLRQSIENRKVLIARDVLLYGKTTFASADFPMYEVNYERNPACNFSPLVKWGQVGATPVKDIQAMIDLSVEHSGTSPIMALTTSKVYNTLIKEPEFKEKFIAPYAGVSVPLTPTFDQADKPQFRGTVDNIEIWTYDAKHNMGGDIERFIPEDFFGLISDANGWIAHCALQNVEAFGQALEFYLSQWQEKNPSSIQLLAESSPLAVPNNKNGLVGGRGFV; this is translated from the coding sequence ATGAGTCAAACTTTTACATTTCAGAATGCACCAGTTGAATTGCTGGATGTGCCACAACTGGTACTACTGACCGATACCACTCAAAAGGTCGATACATGGTTGATGGATCGCTTCTTTCCACAACGTGTTTCATATACCAAAAAGGAAGTTCCTGTTGGGGAGTTAAATACAGCTACACCGCTTGCACCATTTGTAACTCCAACTGCAGCTGGCCGTCAAATTAAAGTAGGTGAGTCTGGTAACGTGAAATTCGTAAAGCCTGCTTATCTAAAACCCATGATGACGGTCATGCCAAGTGAGGTGCAAAATACAGCGCTTATCGCGCGTTTGCGTCAGTTTGGCGTTATTGCGACTGGTTCTAATCGTTTGTCAGATGCAGACCTACTGCTTATTGATCAGGCTCAAAAGGCTTTATATCTTCGCCAATCTATTGAAAACCGAAAGGTATTGATTGCGCGTGATGTATTGCTTTACGGTAAAACCACGTTTGCCTCTGCTGACTTCCCGATGTATGAAGTGAATTATGAGCGTAACCCAGCTTGTAATTTCTCTCCATTGGTTAAATGGGGGCAAGTTGGAGCAACACCTGTTAAAGATATTCAAGCAATGATTGATCTTTCAGTTGAGCATTCTGGCACATCACCAATCATGGCGTTAACTACATCTAAAGTGTATAACACGCTGATTAAGGAACCTGAATTTAAGGAGAAATTCATTGCGCCATATGCAGGTGTTAGCGTTCCACTAACTCCAACTTTTGATCAAGCTGATAAACCTCAATTCCGTGGCACTGTCGATAATATTGAAATCTGGACCTATGATGCTAAACACAATATGGGTGGTGATATTGAGCGCTTTATTCCAGAAGATTTCTTTGGTCTTATTTCTGATGCGAATGGCTGGATTGCACACTGTGCATTGCAAAACGTCGAAGCATTTGGTCAAGCTTTAGAGTTCTATTTAAGCCAATGGCAGGAAAAGAACCCTTCAAGCATTCAATTACTTGCTGAATCTTCTCCACTTGCTGTTCCGAATAATAAAAACGGTTTAGTTGGCGGTCGTGGATTTGTTTAA
- a CDS encoding phage minor head protein, whose amino-acid sequence MSITYADALRYAREKRVVLPEEFYLLDLNARQYATTVSKLASLDQIRTVINLSNKAIETGSTFQDFQKAVKESGIELSPHHLDNIFRTNIQNAYAHGIWTQQQANKANRPYLRYSSLTDSRVRPSHLALNNIIRHIDDSFWYTHYPPNGFECRCGADALTEAQAKKQGITIDEDLPDIQPDNGWATGPANYGKQLNEVLDQKIADAEPKLADELIKVRDEALVSQEANDSIVKAFEPMSEASKQVNESIVDRVLESKKDVEPSAIRMLTELVRDDEQALTDLLKSAVVKDDKSIIGWMKRSFDSLLSIAKNLKNKLTGNNLKGFDSLELKKGNVIGIQTPTLFKTSAESGKNITILDAKGVALDLSKINGLNGALLAPDLNLEVVSVTDSEVVLKKTKKLATRLFVANNTLFNLY is encoded by the coding sequence ATGTCAATAACCTACGCTGACGCACTCCGTTATGCTCGTGAAAAGCGTGTTGTTTTGCCTGAAGAATTCTATTTATTAGATTTGAATGCAAGGCAATACGCAACCACGGTAAGCAAACTGGCTTCACTTGATCAGATTAGAACGGTAATTAATCTTTCAAACAAGGCGATTGAAACCGGTTCAACTTTTCAAGACTTTCAAAAAGCTGTTAAAGAGTCAGGGATTGAACTTAGCCCACATCATTTGGACAATATTTTCCGCACAAATATTCAGAATGCTTATGCGCATGGTATTTGGACTCAACAACAGGCAAATAAAGCCAATCGACCATATTTACGTTATTCATCACTCACTGATAGTCGAGTGCGTCCGAGTCATTTAGCTTTAAACAATATCATTCGACACATCGATGATTCGTTTTGGTATACGCATTATCCTCCCAATGGATTTGAATGTCGTTGCGGTGCGGATGCTTTAACTGAGGCGCAGGCAAAAAAACAAGGCATCACTATTGACGAAGATTTACCAGATATTCAACCTGATAATGGCTGGGCAACTGGTCCTGCAAATTACGGCAAGCAATTGAATGAAGTCTTGGATCAGAAGATTGCTGATGCTGAGCCAAAATTAGCCGATGAATTAATTAAGGTCCGTGATGAGGCTCTTGTGTCGCAAGAAGCCAATGATTCGATTGTGAAAGCGTTTGAGCCAATGTCTGAGGCATCTAAACAGGTTAATGAGTCCATTGTTGATCGTGTGCTTGAATCCAAAAAAGACGTTGAGCCTAGCGCCATACGCATGCTGACTGAATTGGTACGTGACGATGAGCAGGCTTTAACTGATTTGCTGAAGAGTGCTGTGGTGAAAGATGATAAGTCTATTATTGGTTGGATGAAGCGTTCATTCGACTCACTACTCTCGATTGCTAAGAACCTCAAAAATAAGCTGACAGGTAACAATCTGAAAGGCTTTGATTCTCTTGAGTTGAAAAAAGGCAATGTGATTGGGATCCAAACACCGACTTTATTCAAAACCTCTGCCGAATCAGGCAAAAACATTACGATTTTGGATGCTAAAGGTGTGGCACTCGATTTAAGTAAAATTAATGGTTTAAACGGTGCGTTATTGGCTCCTGATTTGAATTTAGAGGTTGTTAGCGTTACCGATAGTGAAGTAGTGCTGAAGAAGACAAAAAAGCTTGCTACACGCCTTTTTGTGGCGAATAACACGTTATTTAATTTGTATTAA
- a CDS encoding phage portal protein family protein, which produces MAKSKKDKVKNKALSSGSLDSHLAVKSFFNAGKAPDIDETLRKAGIQRHRLSILLDDDEIGQAAETRLDALLGAPYRLEPNDTPEAELLTQELNEWFVEIATSAHNALFFGYSVQEAIYERKDTHIGLEWVGEKPMEWFEPKSDGRLIYRPESGLESEVDQVVKFFLTRRKSSYQQPYGKALLASLYWLFFFKQNGFKFWAKFLERFGTPILLGKVKDGSDEDVQAMNDALLSAHAQSVISIDAEDSVEVIGVAQGTAGTSFDAFNNEIKRQIQKLILGQTLTSGNDGGGSRALGQVHENVRKDKLKSDIRMITPTVQAVVNALCKLNQWSQHKVIIGDEKSLEIDKAERDVKLRDAGANLTPQYFQREYGLQDGDIAEAQELTPKTFSAIPKQAFSFKADVQKISPDQQEVDDLVDDIDKTLFSESELLKVVETVKNPDELQEKIYGLMASESVEKFNATMARALYLFDVVGYVQRSK; this is translated from the coding sequence ATGGCAAAGTCTAAAAAAGACAAAGTTAAAAACAAGGCTTTGTCGAGCGGTTCACTTGACTCTCATTTAGCCGTAAAAAGCTTTTTCAATGCAGGTAAAGCCCCTGATATTGATGAAACACTGAGAAAAGCAGGGATCCAGCGCCATCGCTTATCAATTTTACTTGATGATGATGAGATAGGTCAGGCTGCTGAAACTCGTTTAGATGCGTTGCTCGGTGCACCTTATCGATTAGAGCCAAATGATACGCCTGAAGCTGAATTACTTACTCAAGAATTGAATGAATGGTTTGTTGAGATTGCAACATCAGCACACAATGCATTGTTCTTCGGTTATTCCGTACAAGAGGCAATTTATGAGCGAAAAGATACGCATATCGGGCTTGAATGGGTCGGTGAAAAACCTATGGAATGGTTCGAGCCAAAGAGTGATGGGCGTTTAATTTATCGACCTGAATCAGGTTTAGAGAGTGAAGTTGATCAAGTGGTTAAGTTTTTTCTAACTCGCCGTAAATCTTCATATCAACAACCCTATGGCAAGGCCCTTTTAGCATCTTTGTATTGGTTATTCTTTTTCAAGCAGAATGGATTTAAGTTTTGGGCTAAATTTCTCGAACGTTTCGGCACGCCAATCTTACTTGGAAAAGTTAAAGATGGCAGTGATGAAGATGTGCAGGCAATGAATGACGCTTTGTTGTCGGCTCATGCACAATCAGTCATTTCAATTGATGCTGAAGATAGTGTGGAAGTTATTGGTGTTGCGCAAGGAACCGCAGGAACATCATTTGATGCATTTAACAATGAAATCAAGCGTCAGATTCAAAAGTTAATTCTGGGTCAAACGCTCACATCGGGAAATGATGGTGGTGGCAGTCGGGCATTAGGCCAAGTACATGAGAATGTGCGAAAAGATAAGCTTAAATCAGATATTCGAATGATTACGCCGACGGTTCAAGCTGTTGTGAATGCCTTGTGCAAATTGAACCAATGGTCGCAGCACAAAGTCATTATTGGTGATGAAAAATCACTTGAAATTGATAAAGCTGAACGTGATGTAAAGCTCAGAGATGCAGGTGCTAACCTTACACCACAATATTTTCAGCGTGAATATGGCTTGCAAGATGGTGATATTGCCGAAGCTCAAGAGCTTACACCCAAGACATTTTCAGCTATTCCGAAGCAGGCATTTAGCTTTAAAGCGGATGTTCAGAAGATTAGCCCTGATCAGCAAGAAGTTGATGATTTGGTTGATGACATTGATAAGACGCTATTTTCTGAATCAGAACTTTTGAAAGTGGTTGAGACTGTGAAGAATCCCGATGAGCTTCAAGAAAAGATTTACGGTTTGATGGCGAGTGAATCGGTTGAAAAGTTCAATGCAACCATGGCAAGAGCTTTGTATTTATTTGATGTGGTTGGGTATGTACAGCGGAGTAAGTGA
- the terL gene encoding phage terminase large subunit, producing the protein MTIDPARELAIQIEAQEDLYFFSRYMFKERRKYKWLHNWHHRIVCDALMKVFRGETKRLIINIPPRYSKTELAVINFMAWCFGNVPDSEFIHVSYSATLAANNAFQTRNLVQEDAYKRVFPDFQLRDDSKAKDDWRTAKGGVCYSQGTGGTITGFGAGKFRDTFGGAIIIDDPHKASEARSDTVRKGVIEWFQNTLESRTNSPDTPIIVIMQRLHEEDLAGWLLDGGNGEVWEHLELSAIQPDGSALWPAKHSIEVLNRMELAAPYVFSGQYRQRPSPPAGGFFKPDNIEIVDALPADIIKQVRAWDLASSENEGDYTVGMRQAKGKDGYIYIVDVQRGQLGPDGVEKLIKQTAALDGKPVAIRLPQDPGQAGKSQAKSFIKMLAGFSVKAETVSGDKITRAEPFAAQVNVGNVRMLRGDWNKPLINEMRNFPNGKYDDQIDAGSDAFNELLEARTRAKPTGAGTRTIN; encoded by the coding sequence ATGACTATTGACCCAGCGCGTGAATTAGCCATTCAAATTGAGGCTCAAGAGGATTTATATTTCTTTTCACGCTATATGTTTAAAGAGCGTCGTAAATATAAATGGCTGCACAACTGGCACCATCGAATTGTTTGCGATGCGTTAATGAAAGTGTTTCGTGGGGAAACCAAACGATTAATTATCAATATTCCGCCACGATATTCTAAAACTGAATTAGCTGTAATTAATTTTATGGCTTGGTGTTTTGGAAACGTTCCTGACAGTGAATTTATTCATGTTAGTTATTCAGCAACACTTGCTGCAAATAATGCTTTCCAGACACGTAATCTTGTACAGGAAGATGCCTATAAGCGTGTATTTCCTGATTTTCAATTGCGTGATGATAGTAAAGCTAAGGATGATTGGCGAACTGCAAAGGGCGGTGTCTGCTATTCACAGGGTACTGGCGGTACGATTACAGGTTTCGGTGCGGGTAAGTTTCGGGATACTTTTGGTGGTGCAATTATCATTGATGACCCACATAAAGCCAGTGAAGCGCGTTCTGATACGGTTCGTAAAGGCGTGATTGAGTGGTTTCAGAATACACTTGAATCTCGTACCAACTCACCAGACACACCCATCATTGTGATTATGCAGCGATTACATGAGGAAGATTTGGCAGGGTGGTTGCTTGATGGCGGGAATGGTGAGGTATGGGAACATTTGGAGCTTTCAGCCATTCAACCTGATGGATCGGCATTATGGCCAGCAAAGCACAGTATCGAAGTACTTAATCGAATGGAATTAGCAGCTCCTTATGTTTTCTCGGGGCAATATCGCCAAAGACCATCACCGCCAGCAGGCGGTTTTTTTAAGCCTGACAATATTGAAATCGTTGATGCATTACCTGCAGACATAATCAAACAGGTTCGAGCATGGGATCTGGCATCTTCTGAAAATGAGGGTGATTACACGGTTGGTATGCGACAAGCCAAAGGCAAAGACGGGTATATCTACATTGTGGATGTGCAGCGTGGTCAGTTAGGTCCTGATGGTGTTGAAAAGCTAATAAAGCAAACTGCTGCTCTGGACGGTAAGCCTGTTGCAATTCGACTTCCACAAGATCCCGGCCAGGCTGGTAAATCTCAAGCTAAAAGCTTTATTAAGATGCTCGCTGGCTTTTCTGTTAAAGCTGAGACAGTTTCTGGTGACAAGATTACTCGTGCAGAACCTTTTGCTGCTCAGGTCAACGTCGGTAATGTACGGATGCTTCGCGGTGATTGGAATAAGCCGCTGATTAATGAAATGCGGAACTTCCCAAACGGCAAATATGATGACCAAATCGATGCAGGAAGTGATGCGTTTAACGAGTTACTAGAAGCTAGAACAAGAGCAAAACCTACTGGTGCAGGCACACGTACTATTAATTAG
- a CDS encoding DUF2280 domain-containing protein translates to MAALKEPVKMFIVQSLACFETPQQVVDAVKQDYKIEITRQQVALYDPTKVAGRNLSKRLKDLFERTRTDFRKNIEDIAIANKAFRLRELQKMYEDSGRNKRAKQNLLKQAYQETDGRITRQEITGKDGKPIETINQNVPTESYLKAREGVLNDY, encoded by the coding sequence ATGGCAGCACTAAAAGAGCCTGTAAAAATGTTTATAGTTCAGTCTCTTGCTTGCTTTGAAACCCCTCAACAAGTTGTAGACGCTGTAAAGCAAGATTATAAGATTGAAATAACACGCCAACAGGTAGCGCTTTACGACCCAACGAAAGTTGCTGGACGCAATCTTAGTAAGAGATTGAAAGATTTATTTGAACGAACTCGGACAGATTTTCGAAAGAATATTGAAGATATTGCGATAGCCAACAAGGCATTTCGATTACGCGAGCTTCAGAAGATGTATGAGGATTCTGGGCGAAATAAAAGAGCTAAGCAGAATTTACTCAAACAAGCGTATCAAGAAACTGATGGTCGTATTACTCGTCAAGAAATCACCGGTAAAGATGGTAAACCAATTGAAACAATAAACCAGAACGTGCCAACCGAGAGTTATTTAAAAGCTCGGGAGGGAGTCCTGAATGACTATTGA
- a CDS encoding putative metallopeptidase, with translation MEQQFRPFPPTELIDQADEEEAIRLAPAVDLKEWVIKNWLTIGGELHNPDHDHIAELLHDDETFLAFAWASSAAVAKKRMVLGQCEKVMFNQGGWKKARQEQQMRDWFGFVPQYLITVDAAFCEQTSDREFCRLIEHELYHIGVERDEDGEPIYSDHTGLPKHYLAGHDVEVFFGETKRWGADESVKRLLEIAKNAPFVSETNIAACCGNCVIG, from the coding sequence ATGGAACAACAATTCAGACCATTCCCACCGACGGAGCTAATTGATCAGGCTGATGAGGAAGAAGCAATCCGCTTGGCACCCGCCGTAGATTTAAAAGAATGGGTTATTAAAAACTGGCTGACCATTGGTGGTGAACTTCACAATCCAGATCATGATCATATTGCTGAGCTCCTGCACGATGATGAAACCTTTTTAGCATTTGCTTGGGCTTCATCTGCCGCCGTAGCGAAAAAACGTATGGTACTTGGTCAGTGTGAAAAAGTGATGTTTAACCAGGGCGGATGGAAAAAGGCAAGGCAAGAACAACAGATGCGTGACTGGTTTGGTTTTGTACCTCAATACCTGATTACGGTTGATGCAGCATTTTGCGAACAGACTTCAGATCGTGAATTCTGCCGTTTGATTGAGCATGAGCTTTATCACATTGGTGTTGAACGTGATGAGGACGGCGAACCTATATACAGCGATCATACTGGTCTGCCTAAGCATTACTTAGCTGGCCATGATGTAGAAGTGTTCTTTGGTGAAACAAAACGATGGGGCGCAGATGAGTCAGTCAAACGGCTTTTGGAAATTGCCAAGAATGCGCCGTTTGTATCGGAAACCAATATTGCTGCGTGCTGTGGAAATTGCGTGATTGGATAG
- the xseA gene encoding exodeoxyribonuclease VII large subunit: MSEYKLSLSEYLSTVQEVIRVTFDDPVWVKAEIRNLNIKGGHYYLELAEKEEGSDKVIASCKATIWKSSAQKMVLKFERESGIELSRDLNVLIKVKAKFDPQYGFSVNVEDIDSSFTLGDIARRYQQTLEKLRTEGLADKNKLLSTPFDIQNVLVIAPENAAGLGDFKKDADALHKAGVCHFVYHSATFQGNTAPTSIRDSLITALKQWVKDYEVAPDLIVLIRGGGSVNDLAYLNDYDLAALLCKRSVPIWVGIGHEKDRTILDEVAHRSFDTPSKVIGGIRNLIVERVQDVSESLQTIKLLSQHQITSYQSQNDQYIKLIKTHANNHINEANRSLELIKDTTQYLAQQRIKLASTQVESLMRETLLQNPKNVMAKGFGIVRSQGKAIRSIQQISGDSIQVELQDGIINANVTQVSSND, encoded by the coding sequence ATGTCTGAATACAAACTATCGTTAAGTGAATACTTGTCTACTGTGCAAGAAGTTATACGAGTAACCTTTGATGATCCTGTATGGGTTAAAGCAGAGATTAGAAATTTAAATATTAAAGGTGGCCATTACTATCTTGAGCTGGCAGAAAAAGAAGAAGGCTCGGATAAAGTGATCGCAAGTTGTAAGGCAACGATATGGAAATCCTCTGCTCAAAAGATGGTTCTTAAATTCGAACGTGAAAGTGGCATTGAGTTATCTCGAGATCTTAATGTACTTATCAAAGTTAAAGCCAAATTTGACCCGCAATATGGATTCTCAGTTAATGTAGAAGATATTGATTCAAGTTTTACATTGGGTGATATAGCACGGCGTTATCAGCAAACATTAGAAAAATTACGTACTGAAGGACTTGCCGATAAAAATAAACTTTTATCCACGCCATTTGATATTCAAAATGTCCTGGTCATTGCTCCAGAGAATGCTGCAGGTTTGGGTGATTTTAAAAAAGATGCTGATGCATTACATAAAGCCGGTGTTTGCCATTTCGTTTATCACAGTGCAACTTTCCAAGGTAATACAGCTCCAACCAGTATTAGGGATTCCTTAATCACTGCTCTTAAACAATGGGTCAAAGATTACGAAGTTGCTCCAGATCTAATCGTGCTAATTCGAGGTGGGGGATCTGTAAACGATTTGGCATATTTAAATGACTATGATCTAGCTGCCCTACTCTGTAAACGTTCAGTTCCTATTTGGGTGGGCATTGGCCATGAAAAAGACCGGACTATTCTTGATGAAGTTGCACATCGATCTTTTGACACTCCAAGTAAGGTCATTGGAGGCATACGCAATTTAATTGTAGAGCGTGTCCAAGATGTATCCGAATCACTGCAAACCATTAAACTACTATCGCAACATCAAATCACGTCGTACCAAAGCCAGAATGACCAATACATTAAGCTAATTAAGACACATGCCAATAATCACATTAATGAGGCCAATCGCAGCTTAGAATTAATTAAAGACACCACACAATATTTAGCTCAACAACGAATTAAGCTCGCCTCTACTCAAGTCGAATCTCTCATGCGTGAAACACTACTTCAGAATCCTAAAAATGTAATGGCCAAAGGTTTTGGTATCGTGCGCAGTCAAGGTAAAGCCATTCGTTCTATTCAACAAATTTCAGGTGATAGCATTCAAGTAGAATTACAGGATGGTATTATCAACGCCAATGTGACGCAGGTATCCAGCAATGACTAA
- the xseB gene encoding exodeoxyribonuclease VII small subunit, giving the protein MTKKELTFKEGYEVLKKNAELLESQEEPDIDNLMKIVEESMSAYKACKSRVDAVQQALNETFKE; this is encoded by the coding sequence ATGACTAAGAAAGAGTTAACGTTTAAAGAAGGCTATGAAGTTCTGAAAAAGAATGCTGAACTACTTGAGTCTCAAGAAGAACCAGATATTGATAATTTAATGAAGATTGTTGAAGAGTCCATGTCAGCATACAAAGCTTGTAAGAGTCGTGTTGACGCCGTTCAACAAGCATTGAATGAGACTTTTAAAGAATGA
- a CDS encoding (deoxy)nucleoside triphosphate pyrophosphohydrolase: protein MKKKVLKVVAAVIVYEDKILCALKDTHKYGYLSNKYEFPGGKVELNESNEQALIREIKEELNLDITVNNHLITVNHSYPDFEIELISYLCTTLSTDNLIIQEHKEIKWLSSHVILKLDWAAADLPIVHHLSEKEF from the coding sequence ATGAAAAAGAAAGTACTGAAAGTTGTTGCCGCTGTAATTGTTTATGAGGATAAGATTCTATGCGCGCTTAAAGATACCCATAAATACGGTTATCTATCTAATAAGTACGAGTTTCCTGGTGGGAAAGTCGAATTAAATGAATCAAATGAACAAGCGCTTATTCGTGAAATTAAAGAAGAGCTTAACCTAGATATTACTGTCAATAATCACTTAATCACAGTTAATCATTCTTATCCTGACTTTGAGATTGAATTAATTTCATATCTTTGTACCACTCTTTCGACTGATAATCTTATAATACAAGAACATAAAGAAATTAAATGGCTTAGCTCACATGTGATTTTAAAACTTGATTGGGCTGCAGCTGACTTACCAATAGTTCATCACTTATCTGAAAAAGAATTTTAA
- a CDS encoding HNH endonuclease gives MLKNYQDLTPGDVLLNQDLCDYFGCSPQGGMRRSKRTNTLIIVSNHVESIYEDKWIGDILHYTGMGRLGDQKLNTQNKTLAESKTNGITVHLFEVFKDKNYIYQGPVELIDEPYQQQQEDEQKKSRTVWVFPLQLKSKNSAVTLTEIIETSKNKQRKLRKKTLEQLAAEAQATAKNDVGFRNTSTKYYIRSDSIVQLAKKLANGICQLCEEAAPFLDKNGDPYLETHHIEWLANGGSDSPENTVALCPNCHKKMHVVNDEKDKLFLRMKNLELKKLLITQ, from the coding sequence ATGTTAAAAAATTATCAAGATTTAACTCCTGGGGACGTTCTTCTAAATCAAGATCTTTGTGATTATTTTGGATGCTCACCTCAAGGTGGTATGCGGAGATCTAAAAGAACTAATACTTTGATCATCGTTTCAAATCATGTTGAATCAATTTATGAGGATAAGTGGATTGGTGACATACTGCATTACACTGGCATGGGACGTCTTGGTGATCAAAAGCTCAATACTCAAAATAAGACATTAGCAGAAAGTAAGACGAACGGTATTACTGTTCATCTATTCGAAGTATTCAAGGATAAGAATTATATTTATCAGGGACCTGTTGAACTAATCGACGAACCTTACCAACAGCAACAAGAGGATGAGCAAAAAAAATCAAGAACTGTATGGGTTTTTCCATTACAGTTAAAATCAAAAAATTCAGCTGTGACTCTGACAGAAATTATTGAAACGAGTAAAAATAAACAGCGTAAATTACGTAAAAAGACGTTAGAGCAGTTAGCTGCAGAAGCCCAAGCAACGGCAAAAAATGATGTAGGCTTTCGAAATACTTCTACAAAGTATTACATTAGATCTGATTCAATCGTTCAACTTGCAAAAAAACTCGCTAATGGAATTTGTCAACTTTGTGAAGAAGCTGCTCCATTCTTGGACAAAAATGGTGACCCTTACTTAGAAACACACCATATCGAATGGTTAGCAAACGGCGGCTCTGATAGCCCTGAGAATACTGTGGCCTTATGCCCAAATTGTCATAAGAAAATGCACGTTGTGAACGATGAGAAAGATAAGCTGTTTCTTAGAATGAAAAATCTAGAGTTAAAAAAACTTCTCATAACTCAATAA